The Nocardia sp. NBC_01503 sequence GTAGCGTCCGGCACTGTGGAGGACAGCCCGGAGAGTATTACGCGACGCCGTCGGCTCGGCTGGGTCTTCGCGGCCGTCTGGTCGGTGTATCTGATCGCCCCGCTGCGGACGGCTTGGGCGCTGGACACTGCGGCGGCGCGGGTCTACACGCTCACGGTGATCATCGCCTTCGGGCTGGCGTACATCGGTTCGTACTGGTATCTGCTGCGCTCACCCAGTATCGGGCCGATCTGGCCGAGTCCGCCGCGGCGCACCATATTCCTGATGCTCGCGGTGCAACTCGCGTTCCTGGTGGCGATCGCGGTGACGCTGCACGGTCAGGCCGCGCGCCTGGGCATCTATCTGGCCTCGTTCATCGCCTTCACACTGCCCATCCCGCAGGGCATCGCGACGTTGTCCGTGGTGATGCTGGCGACGAGCGTGGTACCGCAGCTGATCGCGGGCAGCCCACCCGACTACGACACCTTGGAATCAATGGCGATGGCGGCCTTCGCCGTCGGCGGTATCCGCCAGTTGATCCAGCGCAATCAGCAGTTGAATATCGCTCGCCTGCAATTGACCGAGCTCGCCATTGCCGAGGAGCGGTTGCGGGTGGGCCGGGACGTACACGACATCCTCGGGCATTCGCTGACCGTCATCACGGTGAAAACCGAACTGGCGCAACGACTGCTGGAGGTCGATCCGGAGCGCGCCAAACAGGAGCTGGCCGATGTGGAGCGGCTGGCGCGCGAATCGCTGGCCGGGGTGCGCAGTACCGTCGGCGGTCTGCGCGAGGTCTCACTCGCCGGGGAACTCGGTAGTGCGCGAACGGCCTTGCGCGCCGCGGAGATCGAGGCGGATCTACCGGACTCCGATACCCTGCCCGCGCGGCACAGCGTCGTCTTCGGCTGGGTGCTGCGCGAGGCGGTCACCAATATCGTGCGGCACAGCGGGGCCCGGCACGCCATCGTGCGGGTCACCCCGACCAGTATCGAGGTCAGCGATGACGGCGGCGGCCTGGGCGATGCGGGCTACGGCTCGGGCCTCACCGGATTGAGCGAACGGGTGCGCGCCGCCGGCGGCGCCCTCACCGTGGCGAATCGCCCGGAGGGCGGATTGCGAGTACTGGCAAGCTTTCCGGCGGAACCGATGGGAGACCCGCGATGATCAAACTGCTGCTCGCCGATGATCAGGCGCTGGTGCGCGGCGCCCTCGCGGCCCTGCTGAACCTGGAGCCCGATCTGGAGGTGGTGGCCGAGGTCGGCCGCGGCGACGAGGTGCTCGCCGCCGTCGAACGCGCCAACCCCGATGTGGCACTGCTCGATGTCGAAATGCCCGGCATGGACGGTATAGCCGCCGCCGCCCAACTGCATACCGCCCACCCGAACGTCCGCATCCTCATGGTCACCACCTTCGGCCGCCCCGGCTACCTGCGCCGCGCCATCGACGCCGGAGCCAGCGGCTTCGTGGTCAAGGACACCCCCGCCCGCGAACTCGCCGACGCCGTCCGCCGAGTCCACCTGGGCCTGCGCGTAGTCGATCCGGCCCTGGCCACCGAAACCCTCACCGCCGGAACCTCACCCCTGACCACCCGCGAACGCGAGGTCCTCGCCGCCGCCTCGCACGGCGCGACCGCCGCCGCCATAGCCAAATCCCTGCACCTGTCCGAAGGCACGGTCCGCAACCACCTCTCGTCGGCAATCGGCAAAACCGGCAGCCGAACCCGTGCCGAAGCCGCCCACACCGCCGAACGCCTCGGCTGGCTCTGACAGTCTCGCGTCCCTAGAACCGGCCGCCTCGGCTGATGCGGCGGGAGCCGTCGGAGCCGCCGTAGGAGCCGGGGCCGTAAGAGCCGCCTCCGCCGAAACCGCCTCCGCCGCCGCGGGATCCGCTGCCCATGCCGCGGAGCACACTGTCGATGAGGATGCCGCTCAATACCGCACCGGTCTGGGAGTTGGAGCCGGCCTGCCGGGATTGCCACTGCTGGACGGCGGCCTGTGCGGTGACCAGGGCGCGGGTGCCGAGTTCGGTGGCGCGCTGGGCGGCCGTAAGTGCCTGCGCGGGATCGGATTCGGCGAGTTCCCGGGCCTGGTCGAGGCTGCGCTGGGCCTCGGCGAGGCGGGTGCGGGGTTCGGCGTCGACGCCGCCGCGCCGGGTACCGATGAAATCGGTGGCGGCATTGATCTGACTCGTCGCGGCGGTGACGGCCTGGTCGAGGCGGCGGGCCAGATCCTCGGCGGCGAGTCTGCGATCGGTGGCGGCGGCAATCGCCTTGTCCAGCACGGTATCCGCGGCGACCGCCTGCTGGAAGGTGCCGAGCGGATTGTTCGCGCCCTGGGTGCTGGCCTGGTCGAGGGCGGTGCGGGCGGCGATGGCGGCCGCGGTCAGCTCCGGTCCGCCATGGCGGGTCAGAGTGGCGGCGGTGCCGAGGTCGTGGCGCAACTCCTCGATGATGCCGGGCAATCCGGCGCGCGCCTGTTCGATATCGGTGGCGGCGGTATCGACCGCATCCAGCAGTGTGCGTGCGGTATTCACCGCCGCCTCGGCCCCGCGAATGGCCGCCACCGCGGCCCCCTGCTCGCCGACCGGTCGCGCCGCGGCCGTGCGCCCGTCCTGAATCCCATTCTCCGCGAAGCCGATTCGCTCCTTCGCCATATTCACATTGTCGTGAATGGGCGCGATCACCGAGGCGGGCTGTGCGGCCACCAGCTGTGCGAGCGCGGCCTCGGAGCTCGGCACCCGGGTGGTCAGCTCGACCACATCGCGGGTCAGCCCGTCGAGGCGTTCCCCGGCATTGATGAGCAGATTCCGCATGGCGTCGAATTCGGTGACTTTGGCGTCGAGTTCATGATCGGCGCGCCCGCAGGTGCTGATCAACTCGACCAGCATGGCCCGCTGTTGCTCGGGAGTTTCGGGAATATCGTCGTCGAGTTGCTGGCGGATGGAAAAGGCTTTGGCGAGGGCATTCTTCGCCGCTTCGAGTGCCCCGGTGAATGGTGCGGTGGCGGTCGCGCCGAATTCGTCGGTGGCCAGCCGCAATTCCTCGGCGCTGGTGCGAATCGCATTGTCGGTATCGACGAGCAGCTCTTTGGAGCGCGCGTCCAGCGCGTCCAGCGGCAATGCGCCGAGCGCCCGGGTATCCGCGGGATCGACCTTGCGCGCGGACTCCAACTCGGCCCGCCCCCGCCGCGCCTTGCGCCCTCGCGACCACAGCAGCAGCCCGCCGACGAGCAACGCGACCACGAGCACCAGCAGCAGCACCACCCAGACGCTCAACCCGCCACCGGAGTCGTTCATCGCCGCGGACAACCCATCGGCCGTCGCGACCGCCGCCCCGGCCCAGTCCCCGGAGCGCAGCTTCGGCTCGACCTGATCACCGAGCAGTTGATCGAGCTCCTTATCGCTGACCGAGGTCGGCGCACTCCCGGTGAACGCGTACCCGCGATCACCGATGGCGACCGAGAGCAGCACATCCCGATCCCCGAAGTTGGAGGCCCGCGCGGTCTGCTCACCCCAGCTCTGCGCGTCCAGCCCGCCGAAGTCGTGTACATACACGACCCACAGTCGCTCATGGTCTTTCGTGTAGAGCCCGTCGATCGCCGACTGCACCTGGGCGGTCTGTCCGCCGCGCAACGCGCCCGCCAGATCGGTGACATAGCTGGGCAGCCGCTGGGGCTGCTCCGCGCCCGCCGGAGCGGTCGTACCGGAGAGAACGATCAAGGCCAGCACGAAGCCGGACAACAGCGTGGAGAGCTGCTTCGGTAGCCGCATCAGATGAATCTATCCGCCGGATGCGGGCCACGAGGTTTCTTCCGGTCACCCGTGTCGGCGGCCATGACTACGATCAGAGGCGTGATCACGATCGATACCTCGTACACAGGTCATGTCGCCCCCGGTTCGGACCCGCAGCAGCGCGCTGTCCCCGGTGCCCGCATCGTCAAGATGTCGGTCGGCGCGATGGATAACAACGTGTACCTGGTGCAGTGCGAGAGAACGGGATCCACGCTGCTCATCGATGCCGCCAATGAGGCGGAACGCATTCTGGAACTGCTGGCCCAGGTCGCGCCCGAGGGGGTCGAACTGCTGGTCACCACGCACCGCCATCCGGACCACTGGTGGGCCCTGGCCGAGGTGCTCACCGCCCGCGAGTTCCCGTCCGCCGCGCATGAACTCGATGCCGAGGCGCTCCCGGTGCCGCCGACCCGTCTGCTCACCGACGGCGACAAGATCCGCATCGGCGATCTGGAGTTCGAGGCCATCCATTTGAGTGGTCATACCCCGGGCTCGGTCGCGCTCGCCTTCACCGACGGTGCCGGTCGCACCCACCTGTTCACCGGGGATTCGCTGTTCCCCGGCGGCGTCGGTAAAACCGGCTCGCCGGCGGAGTTCACCTCACTGCTCGGCGATGTGGAGTCCAAGCTCTTCGCCCGCTACCCCGATGACACCGTCGTGTACCCCGGTCACGGGGATGACACCACCCTCGGCGCGGAGCGCCCACACTTGCCCGAGTGGCGGCGGCGCGGTTGGTAAAACTCCGGAACCGCGACCCCGAGCCCGCGTTGGCTCCGCCGCCGGTCGGCAAATCCCGTGACGGTTACCTCGCGGGAACCCTGCGCTGGGCCCGCCGACTGTTGATCGGCGCGCTGCTCATGGGCCTGCTGCTGATCTGCGGTACCGCGGTGCGGGTGTGGCAGGTGGCCCGCATCGACGACTGGGCGGCCGCCGATGCCATCGTGGTGCTCGGTGCGGCGCAGTACGACGGCACCCCCTCCTCGGTATTCCAGGCCCGATTGGATCAGTCGTACAAGCTGTTTCAGAAGGGGGTCGCCCCGCTCATCGTGACCGTGGGCGGAAAACAGGTGGGGGACAACTACACCGAGGCCGCCGCGGGCAAGCTGTATCTGGAGGGCCGCGGCGTTCCGGCCGAGCGCATCCTCGCGGTCGAGACCGGTTCGGACACACTGCAGAGCGTGGAGGCGGTCTCCAAAGCGCTACTGGCGCGCGGTAAGACGTCGGTGGTGCTGGTGAGCGATCCCTGGCATTCGCTACGCACCCGCACCATGGCGCGCGATGCCGGACTCTCGGCCTGGACCGCGCCGACCCGGACCGGCCCGGCCGTGTACACGCGGGAATCGCAGGCGCACGGCATATTTCGCGAGACCTTCGCCTTGCTGTGGT is a genomic window containing:
- a CDS encoding sensor histidine kinase, translating into MSTLESGGGPTVEVADLWGRRTLSWPAVASGTVEDSPESITRRRRLGWVFAAVWSVYLIAPLRTAWALDTAAARVYTLTVIIAFGLAYIGSYWYLLRSPSIGPIWPSPPRRTIFLMLAVQLAFLVAIAVTLHGQAARLGIYLASFIAFTLPIPQGIATLSVVMLATSVVPQLIAGSPPDYDTLESMAMAAFAVGGIRQLIQRNQQLNIARLQLTELAIAEERLRVGRDVHDILGHSLTVITVKTELAQRLLEVDPERAKQELADVERLARESLAGVRSTVGGLREVSLAGELGSARTALRAAEIEADLPDSDTLPARHSVVFGWVLREAVTNIVRHSGARHAIVRVTPTSIEVSDDGGGLGDAGYGSGLTGLSERVRAAGGALTVANRPEGGLRVLASFPAEPMGDPR
- a CDS encoding response regulator transcription factor: MIKLLLADDQALVRGALAALLNLEPDLEVVAEVGRGDEVLAAVERANPDVALLDVEMPGMDGIAAAAQLHTAHPNVRILMVTTFGRPGYLRRAIDAGASGFVVKDTPARELADAVRRVHLGLRVVDPALATETLTAGTSPLTTREREVLAAASHGATAAAIAKSLHLSEGTVRNHLSSAIGKTGSRTRAEAAHTAERLGWL
- a CDS encoding TPM domain-containing protein — protein: MRLPKQLSTLLSGFVLALIVLSGTTAPAGAEQPQRLPSYVTDLAGALRGGQTAQVQSAIDGLYTKDHERLWVVYVHDFGGLDAQSWGEQTARASNFGDRDVLLSVAIGDRGYAFTGSAPTSVSDKELDQLLGDQVEPKLRSGDWAGAAVATADGLSAAMNDSGGGLSVWVVLLLVLVVALLVGGLLLWSRGRKARRGRAELESARKVDPADTRALGALPLDALDARSKELLVDTDNAIRTSAEELRLATDEFGATATAPFTGALEAAKNALAKAFSIRQQLDDDIPETPEQQRAMLVELISTCGRADHELDAKVTEFDAMRNLLINAGERLDGLTRDVVELTTRVPSSEAALAQLVAAQPASVIAPIHDNVNMAKERIGFAENGIQDGRTAAARPVGEQGAAVAAIRGAEAAVNTARTLLDAVDTAATDIEQARAGLPGIIEELRHDLGTAATLTRHGGPELTAAAIAARTALDQASTQGANNPLGTFQQAVAADTVLDKAIAAATDRRLAAEDLARRLDQAVTAATSQINAATDFIGTRRGGVDAEPRTRLAEAQRSLDQARELAESDPAQALTAAQRATELGTRALVTAQAAVQQWQSRQAGSNSQTGAVLSGILIDSVLRGMGSGSRGGGGGFGGGGSYGPGSYGGSDGSRRISRGGRF
- a CDS encoding MBL fold metallo-hydrolase, with the translated sequence MTTIRGVITIDTSYTGHVAPGSDPQQRAVPGARIVKMSVGAMDNNVYLVQCERTGSTLLIDAANEAERILELLAQVAPEGVELLVTTHRHPDHWWALAEVLTAREFPSAAHELDAEALPVPPTRLLTDGDKIRIGDLEFEAIHLSGHTPGSVALAFTDGAGRTHLFTGDSLFPGGVGKTGSPAEFTSLLGDVESKLFARYPDDTVVYPGHGDDTTLGAERPHLPEWRRRGW
- a CDS encoding YdcF family protein translates to MGLLLICGTAVRVWQVARIDDWAAADAIVVLGAAQYDGTPSSVFQARLDQSYKLFQKGVAPLIVTVGGKQVGDNYTEAAAGKLYLEGRGVPAERILAVETGSDTLQSVEAVSKALLARGKTSVVLVSDPWHSLRTRTMARDAGLSAWTAPTRTGPAVYTRESQAHGIFRETFALLWYQLTHYSADFTYTAEQ